A genomic stretch from Pirellulales bacterium includes:
- a CDS encoding glycosyltransferase, with protein MPSTTIVVPCHNEAQRLQIEQFRRFANSHTEVRFLFVNDGSTDVTLSLLQQLAALDPLHFEVLDLAQNGGKAEAVRQGVLQAAQKQPDYIGYWDADLATPLLAIPDFIRVQQRRPEIALVMGTRIPLLGHAIRRQPLRRWLGRVFARVTSVALGVRFYDTQCGAKLFRTTSEILAAFSQPFDSRWIFDVELLARLIRMRLGAMQPCLPEIVYEMPLDDWEDVTGSKLKRGDFFKAVSELGAIWWRYLRPAAPQFIGAPVAAETASQQPVAKSRRAA; from the coding sequence ATGCCCAGTACGACAATCGTGGTTCCGTGTCACAACGAAGCCCAGCGACTCCAGATCGAACAATTTCGAAGGTTCGCCAACAGCCACACCGAAGTACGGTTCCTGTTCGTCAATGACGGCAGCACCGATGTTACGTTGTCATTGTTGCAACAACTGGCTGCGCTGGACCCGCTGCACTTTGAAGTTTTGGATCTGGCTCAGAATGGTGGGAAGGCCGAAGCAGTACGCCAAGGTGTGTTGCAGGCAGCGCAAAAGCAACCAGACTACATCGGATATTGGGACGCAGATTTAGCCACCCCGTTGCTGGCCATTCCTGATTTTATCCGCGTGCAGCAGCGCCGGCCGGAAATCGCCCTGGTAATGGGGACCAGAATACCATTGTTGGGACACGCCATCCGCCGTCAGCCGCTGCGCCGATGGCTGGGTCGAGTATTTGCAAGAGTAACATCGGTTGCGTTAGGAGTTCGATTTTACGACACGCAGTGTGGCGCCAAGCTGTTTCGAACTACATCGGAAATATTGGCCGCATTTTCGCAACCGTTCGATTCACGTTGGATTTTCGATGTGGAGTTATTGGCCCGTCTGATTCGAATGCGGCTTGGCGCCATGCAACCTTGCCTGCCTGAAATCGTTTATGAAATGCCGCTCGATGATTGGGAAGATGTAACGGGCTCAAAGTTGAAGCGGGGAGATTTTTTCAAGGCCGTGTCAGAGCTGGGCGCCATTTGGTGGCGTTATTTGCGGCCCGCTGCTCCCCAATTTATTGGGGCGCCGGTGGCAGCCGAAACTGCGTCCCAACAACCCGTCGCAAAATCCCGCCGTGCAGCCTAG